The following are from one region of the Salvia splendens isolate huo1 chromosome 2, SspV2, whole genome shotgun sequence genome:
- the LOC121767659 gene encoding glycerophosphodiester phosphodiesterase GDPD1, chloroplastic-like — protein MALKAVHVSDVPSLDCVHDNASFSLCTSRFSKGVDIERAASLKVPKFLVIGHRGNGMNMLQSSDLRMKAVKENTILSFNTAGKHAIDFIEFDVQVTKDGCPIVFHDNFIYSEENGSIFEKRVTELSLSEFLAYGPQRELGLEGKTLLRKTKEGNFINWAVESDEPACTLQEAFEKVNPSLGFNIELKFDDYIVYQQHQLTDVLQAILQVVFNHANERPIIFSTFQPDAALVVRQLQNTYPVFFLTNGGNEIYGDVRRNSLEEALKLCLEGDLQGIVSEVRGVFRQPGAVKKIKDLQLSLLTYGKLNNTTEAVYMQHLMGVDGVIVDLVREISEAVSKMARPRGEVEEKIVMEGEEQVIVEGSRPQFSQMELEFLLKLIPELKQQ, from the exons ATGGCCCTCAAAGCCGTTCACGTCTCCGACGTTCCCAGTCTCGACTGTGTCCACGACAAtgcatctttctctctctgcaCTTCGCGGTTCTCGAAAG GTGTGGACATTGAGAGGGCGGCGTCGCTTAAGGTGCCCAAATTCCTGGTGATCGGGCACAGGGGGAACGGGATGAACATGTTGCAATCATCGGATTTGAGGATGAAGGCAGTGAAAGAGAATACGATCCTTTCGTTCAACACTGCCGGAAAACACGCCATTGATTTCATCGAGTTTGATGTTCAG GTGACAAAGGATGGCTGCCCCATCGTTTTTCATGACAACTTCATCTACTCTGAGGAAAAT GGATCAATTTTTGAGAAGAGAGTCACAGAATTGTCACTCTCTGAGTTCCTTGCCTACGGTCCTCAGAGGGAGCTTGGATTGGAGGGGAAAACATTGTTGAGGAAAACAAAAGAAGGAAATTTTATAAATTGGGCCGTTGAATCCGATGAACCCGCATGCACTCTTCAGGAGGCATTCGAGAAAGTTAACCCTTCTTTGGGGTTCAACATTGAGTTGAAATTTGATGACTACATTGTATATCAGCAACATCAGCTAACCGATGTGTTGCAAGCTATATTGCAAGTGGTTTTTAATCATGCCAACGAACGGCCAATTATATTTTCCACCTTCCAGCCAGATGCTGCTCTTGTTGTCAGGCAACTCCAGAACACCTACCCT GTGTTTTTCCTCACTAATGGAGGAAACGAGATCTATGGTGATGTAAGGAGAAATTCCTTGGAGGAAGCCCTCAAACTATGTTTGGAGGGTGACTTGCAAGGGATTGTTTCCGAGGTGAGGGGCGTCTTTAGACAACCGGGAGCAGTTAAGAAAATCAAAGATCTTCAACTCTCTTTGCTCACATACGGCAAACTGAA TAATACGACTGAGGCCGTGTATATGCAACATTTGATGGGGGTGGACGGGGTGATCGTGGATCTGGTGAGGGAGATTTCGGAAGCCGTGTCAAAGATGGCGAGGCCGAGGGGCGAAGTTGAGGAGAAGATTGTAATGGAGGGAGAGGAGCAAGTTATAGTAGAAGGGAGCAGGCCCCAGTTCTCACAAATGGAGCTGGAATTCTTGTTGAAGCTCATTCCTGAGTTAAAACAGCAATAA
- the LOC121771082 gene encoding NAC domain-containing protein 83-like has translation MEIANLPIGFRFNPTDAELLYYLKKKVLSLPLPANVIPELEAFQFNPWDLPGGLNENRFFFCKRKKNLMSKCSSFSTDCGYWKSSGKEKQIVAGESNHVIGMMKTFVFYQGRNIKTQWIMQEFTIVAHLKTPFLDQRLMMKVGSWVVCRLYQRKMRARNHGAAELGHSFAQTTPFLPTSPSSSSSSEITDMSSSDLDE, from the exons ATGGAGATTGCGAATCTTCCAATTGGGTTCAGATTCAACCCCACCGATGCAGAGCTTCTGTACTACTTAAAGAAAAAGGTTTTGTCTTTGCCATTGCCAGCAAATGTCATTCCTGAATTGGAAGCTTTCCAATTCAATCCATGGGATTTGCCTG GTGGGTTGAATGAGAATAGGTTTTTCTTCTGCAAAAGGAAGAAGAATTTGATGAGCAAATGCAGCAGTTTCAGCACTGATTGTGGGTACTGGAAATCAAGTGGCAAGGAAAAGCAGATTGTGGCTGGAGAGAGCAATCATGTGATTGGAATGATGAAAACATTTGTTTTTTATCAGGGTAGGAACATCAAGACTCAATGGATTATGCAAGAATTCACTATTGTGGCCCATCTCAAGACACCGTTCTTGGATCAG AGGCTGATGATGAAAGTGGGGAGTTGGGTTGTTTGCCGTTTGTACCAAAGGAAGATGAGAGCAAGAAATCATGGGGCAGCAGAGTTGGGACATTCCTTTGCTCAAACGACGCCGTTTTTGCCGACGTCGCCATCATCGTCGTCTTCGAGTGAGATCACAGACATGTCTTCTAGTGATTTAGATGAGTAG
- the LOC121793044 gene encoding uncharacterized protein At2g33490-like isoform X1 encodes MKSSLLRMRIIGHKNRDPNGKWDQNFSLPMNGLTQAAEDMKDMRSCYDSLLLAAAATSNSAYEFSESLLEMANSLLEKTTMHDGGESRGALSMLGKVQLELQKLVDSYRSQIIMTITNPSECLLSELRKVEEMKLQCDEKREIFEYMVEQIKEKGKSRHGKGETFSLQQLKVVHDEYDDAAKLCAFRVESLKQGQSRSLFTQAARHHAAQLNFFRKGLQSLEAVEPYIKNVAEKQHIDFELSELNDGEKDDGDNGSESNDYGELSFDYRPNEQELGSAYTLRNSMELNKLDAPSAQTSQVKDVELLRGGSRNQWDQLPSLSQRPRAGSHSAPLYPEKFDATEKLREIRHALPELTTTYALPTPADAKVPTTSTSIPLSSPKLPAATSKNLWHSSPLDMGRPKKITDDQFSARKPQTVAEESSIYKHSLPLPPLTEGAAIPQVDSQIGFDAKNHTRQAFSGPITSKPSFNMPISSNDMPQSFSGLLSRPSGSQSPLLVNVTHNASPSLETSPKITELHELPRPPDTFGSKPIQSIGTLGHSAPLVNRKQEVSPTNRNPFRRPREGSPLPLPQLTVSQSFSIPSSSQRVASPPLTPISLLHLKSPNSGQIRVNAGGN; translated from the exons ATGAAATCGTCGTTGCTAAGGATGCGGATTATCGGGCACAAGAATCGCGACCCGAACGGAAAATGGGATCAGAATTTTTCGCTGCCTATGAATGGATTAACGCAAGCAGCAGAG GATATGAAGGACATGCGATCGTGCTACGATAGTCTACTTTTGGCCGCTGCAGCTACATCAAATAGTGCTTATG AGTTTTCAGAGTCGTTGCTGGAGATGGCAAATTCTCTACTAGAAAAAACTACTATGCATGATGGAGGAGAAAGTA GAGGAGCATTATCTATGCTTGGAAAAGTACAGCTTGAACTTCAGAAACTGGTTGATAGCTAT CGGTCCCAAATTATCATGACAATTACAAACCCATCGGAGTGTCTCCTTAGCGAGCTACGGAAAGTGGAG GAGATGAAATTGCAATGTGATGAGAAAAG GGAGATCTTTGAATACATGGTAGAACAAATTAAGGAAAAGGGTAAGTCGAGACATGGAAAAGGGGAGACATTTAGCTTGCAACAATTGAAAGTTGTTCACGACGAATATGATGATGCTGCAAAGCTCTGCGCTTTCCGTGTGGAATCATTGAAGCAAGGGCAGAGCAGGAGCTTGTTTACCCAAGCAGCTCGTCACCATGCTGCACAG TTGAACTTTTTTCGGAAAGGACTTCAGTCTCTCGAAGCGGTTGAACCATACATTAAAAATGTTGCAGAAAAGCAACATATTGACTTTGAGCTATCTGAATTAAATGATGGGGAAAAAGACGATGGAGACAACGGTTCTGAGAGTAATGACTATGGAGAGTTAAGTTTTGACTACAGACCAAATGAACAGGAACTAGGTAGTGCCTACACATTGAGGAACTCAATGGAG TTAAATAAGTTAGATGCTCCGAGTGCACAAACATCTCAGGTAAAAGATGTTGAGTTGCTGAGAGGCGGCAGTAGAAACCAATGGGATCAATTACCAAGCCTAAGCCAACGGCCTCGAGCAGGCAGCCATTCTGCTCCGCTCTATCCAGAGAAGTTTGATGCTACTGAGAAACTCAGAGAGATCAGGCATGCTCTCCCGGAGCTTACTACTACCTATGCTCTGCCCACTCCAGCTGATGCAAAAGTTCCAACGACAAGTACTTCCATACCGCTATCTAGCCCCAAACTACCTGCTGCGACTTCTAAAAACTTGTGGCACTCATCTCCATTGGATATGGGGAGGCCAAAAAAAATCACCGATGACCAGTTTTCTGCACGCAAGCCTCAAACAGTAGCTGAAGAAAGCAGCATCTATAAGCACTCTCTTCCGCTGCCGCCTCTGACTGAGGGAGCTGCTATCCCACAGGTTGATTCACAGATAGGATTCGATGCTAAAAATCATACAAGACAAGCTTTCTCTGGTCCAATAACAAGCAAACCTTCTTTCAACATGCCCATTAGCTCCAATGACATGCCTCAATCATTTTCTGGATTGCTGTCACGTCCATCTGGTTCTCAATCTCCCTTACTCGTAAATGTGACTCACAATGCCTCACCCTCCCTAGAAACTTCACCTAAAATAACTGAGCTACACGAACTCCCTAGGCCTCCTGATACGTTCGGTTCCAAACCAATTCAATCAATAGGGACTCTTGGACACTCTGCTCCCCTAGTCAATAGAAAACAGGAAGTATCCCCAACGAATAGGAATCCCTTTAGACGACCAAGGGAAGGGTCTCCACTTCCTCTCCCACAGCTGACAGTGTCTCAAAGTTTCTCCATACCTTCTAGTAGTCAGAGAGTTGCTTCTCCTCCACTCACACCGATCTCCCTATTACATTTGAAGTCACCAAATTCTGGACAGATAAGAG TGAATGCAGGTGGCAACTGA
- the LOC121793044 gene encoding uncharacterized protein At2g33490-like isoform X2 gives MKSSLLRMRIIGHKNRDPNGKWDQNFSLPMNGLTQAAEDMKDMRSCYDSLLLAAAATSNSAYEFSESLLEMANSLLEKTTMHDGGESRGALSMLGKVQLELQKLVDSYRSQIIMTITNPSECLLSELRKVEEMKLQCDEKREIFEYMVEQIKEKGKSRHGKGETFSLQQLKVVHDEYDDAAKLCAFRVESLKQGQSRSLFTQAARHHAAQLNFFRKGLQSLEAVEPYIKNVAEKQHIDFELSELNDGEKDDGDNGSESNDYGELSFDYRPNEQELGSAYTLRNSMELNKLDAPSAQTSQVKDVELLRGGSRNQWDQLPSLSQRPRAGSHSAPLYPEKFDATEKLREIRHALPELTTTYALPTPADAKVPTTSTSIPLSSPKLPAATSKNLWHSSPLDMGRPKKITDDQFSARKPQTVAEESSIYKHSLPLPPLTEGAAIPQVDSQIGFDAKNHTRQAFSGPITSKPSFNMPISSNDMPQSFSGLLSRPSGSQSPLLVNVTHNASPSLETSPKITELHELPRPPDTFGSKPIQSIGTLGHSAPLVNRKQEVSPTNRNPFRRPREGSPLPLPQLTVSQSFSIPSSSQRVASPPLTPISLLHLKSPNSGQIRGGN, from the exons ATGAAATCGTCGTTGCTAAGGATGCGGATTATCGGGCACAAGAATCGCGACCCGAACGGAAAATGGGATCAGAATTTTTCGCTGCCTATGAATGGATTAACGCAAGCAGCAGAG GATATGAAGGACATGCGATCGTGCTACGATAGTCTACTTTTGGCCGCTGCAGCTACATCAAATAGTGCTTATG AGTTTTCAGAGTCGTTGCTGGAGATGGCAAATTCTCTACTAGAAAAAACTACTATGCATGATGGAGGAGAAAGTA GAGGAGCATTATCTATGCTTGGAAAAGTACAGCTTGAACTTCAGAAACTGGTTGATAGCTAT CGGTCCCAAATTATCATGACAATTACAAACCCATCGGAGTGTCTCCTTAGCGAGCTACGGAAAGTGGAG GAGATGAAATTGCAATGTGATGAGAAAAG GGAGATCTTTGAATACATGGTAGAACAAATTAAGGAAAAGGGTAAGTCGAGACATGGAAAAGGGGAGACATTTAGCTTGCAACAATTGAAAGTTGTTCACGACGAATATGATGATGCTGCAAAGCTCTGCGCTTTCCGTGTGGAATCATTGAAGCAAGGGCAGAGCAGGAGCTTGTTTACCCAAGCAGCTCGTCACCATGCTGCACAG TTGAACTTTTTTCGGAAAGGACTTCAGTCTCTCGAAGCGGTTGAACCATACATTAAAAATGTTGCAGAAAAGCAACATATTGACTTTGAGCTATCTGAATTAAATGATGGGGAAAAAGACGATGGAGACAACGGTTCTGAGAGTAATGACTATGGAGAGTTAAGTTTTGACTACAGACCAAATGAACAGGAACTAGGTAGTGCCTACACATTGAGGAACTCAATGGAG TTAAATAAGTTAGATGCTCCGAGTGCACAAACATCTCAGGTAAAAGATGTTGAGTTGCTGAGAGGCGGCAGTAGAAACCAATGGGATCAATTACCAAGCCTAAGCCAACGGCCTCGAGCAGGCAGCCATTCTGCTCCGCTCTATCCAGAGAAGTTTGATGCTACTGAGAAACTCAGAGAGATCAGGCATGCTCTCCCGGAGCTTACTACTACCTATGCTCTGCCCACTCCAGCTGATGCAAAAGTTCCAACGACAAGTACTTCCATACCGCTATCTAGCCCCAAACTACCTGCTGCGACTTCTAAAAACTTGTGGCACTCATCTCCATTGGATATGGGGAGGCCAAAAAAAATCACCGATGACCAGTTTTCTGCACGCAAGCCTCAAACAGTAGCTGAAGAAAGCAGCATCTATAAGCACTCTCTTCCGCTGCCGCCTCTGACTGAGGGAGCTGCTATCCCACAGGTTGATTCACAGATAGGATTCGATGCTAAAAATCATACAAGACAAGCTTTCTCTGGTCCAATAACAAGCAAACCTTCTTTCAACATGCCCATTAGCTCCAATGACATGCCTCAATCATTTTCTGGATTGCTGTCACGTCCATCTGGTTCTCAATCTCCCTTACTCGTAAATGTGACTCACAATGCCTCACCCTCCCTAGAAACTTCACCTAAAATAACTGAGCTACACGAACTCCCTAGGCCTCCTGATACGTTCGGTTCCAAACCAATTCAATCAATAGGGACTCTTGGACACTCTGCTCCCCTAGTCAATAGAAAACAGGAAGTATCCCCAACGAATAGGAATCCCTTTAGACGACCAAGGGAAGGGTCTCCACTTCCTCTCCCACAGCTGACAGTGTCTCAAAGTTTCTCCATACCTTCTAGTAGTCAGAGAGTTGCTTCTCCTCCACTCACACCGATCTCCCTATTACATTTGAAGTCACCAAATTCTGGACAGATAAGAG GTGGCAACTGA